A genomic stretch from Zeimonas sediminis includes:
- a CDS encoding glutathione S-transferase family protein has protein sequence MLKIWGRRNSINVMKVLWVCDELSLPYERIDAGMQFGVVNTPEYAALNPNRRVPTIEDDGFVLAESNTIVRYLAARHGREDLLPSDVRQRARIEQWMDWASFSLAIGMTPLFWQLVRTPEDKRDPKLIAANAAEAERCMRILDEQLADKAYLAGPGFTLADVPAAAFVHRWLKLPIEHPSLPRLEDYYRRMLERPAYREHVALELS, from the coding sequence ATGCTGAAGATCTGGGGACGCCGCAACTCGATCAACGTGATGAAGGTGCTGTGGGTCTGCGACGAGCTGTCGCTGCCCTACGAGCGTATCGACGCCGGGATGCAGTTCGGCGTGGTGAACACGCCCGAATACGCCGCGCTGAACCCGAACCGCAGGGTGCCCACGATCGAGGACGACGGTTTCGTGCTGGCCGAGTCGAACACGATCGTGCGCTACCTGGCCGCCCGGCACGGCCGCGAGGACCTGCTCCCTTCGGACGTCCGCCAGCGCGCCCGCATCGAGCAGTGGATGGACTGGGCGTCGTTCAGCCTGGCGATCGGGATGACGCCGCTCTTCTGGCAGCTGGTCCGCACGCCCGAGGACAAGCGCGACCCGAAGCTGATCGCCGCCAACGCCGCCGAGGCCGAGCGCTGCATGCGCATCCTCGACGAGCAACTCGCCGACAAGGCCTACCTGGCCGGCCCCGGGTTCACGCTGGCCGACGTGCCCGCCGCCGCCTTCGTCCATCGCTGGCTGAAGCTGCCGATCGAGCACCCGTCGCTGCCCAGGCTCGAGGACTACTACCGCCGCATGCTCGAGCGGCCGGCCTACCGCGAGCACGTGGCGCTGGAACTGAGCTGA
- a CDS encoding RraA family protein, whose product MIDDAPKIRVADDFRRPRPDQLAALHGVPTGFVVDALAGSGGLDYRIKPVVTGQHAFCGPAVTCRAGPADNLAVFAALVHLQPGDVIAAAADGHTGCAITGDLLLGMARNCGAAAFVTDGCVRDVPGIRDVGLPCFAAGVTPNSPAREGPGTVGLPIVLAGVAIATGDILIGDQDGVVVVPFDRIDETIARLDKVRAAEAELDAKVKAGLRLPPFLKG is encoded by the coding sequence TTGATCGATGACGCACCCAAGATCCGCGTCGCGGACGATTTCCGCCGTCCGCGCCCCGACCAGCTGGCGGCGCTGCACGGCGTGCCGACCGGTTTCGTGGTCGACGCGCTGGCCGGCAGCGGTGGGCTCGACTACCGGATCAAGCCGGTGGTGACCGGGCAGCACGCCTTCTGCGGGCCGGCGGTCACCTGCCGCGCCGGCCCGGCCGACAACCTGGCCGTCTTCGCCGCGCTGGTCCACCTGCAGCCGGGCGACGTGATCGCCGCGGCCGCCGACGGGCACACCGGCTGCGCGATCACCGGCGACCTGCTGCTCGGCATGGCGCGCAACTGCGGCGCCGCGGCCTTCGTGACCGACGGCTGCGTGCGCGACGTTCCGGGCATCCGCGACGTGGGCCTGCCCTGCTTCGCCGCCGGCGTCACGCCGAATTCGCCGGCGCGCGAGGGCCCGGGCACCGTGGGCCTGCCGATCGTGCTGGCGGGCGTCGCGATCGCCACCGGCGACATCCTGATCGGCGACCAGGACGGCGTGGTCGTCGTTCCCTTCGATCGCATCGACGAGACGATCGCCCGCCTCGACAAGGTGCGGGCGGCCGAGGCGGAACTCGACGCGAAGGTCAAGGCAGGCCTGCGCCTGCCGCCCTTCCTGAAGGGCTGA
- a CDS encoding iron-containing alcohol dehydrogenase has translation MATITYLTTIHFDFGALRLLPGELQRLGVRRPLVVTDRGVAAAGLLDRVTGAIGDAAEPAVFDGTPPNPTEDAVMRAAQVYRERACDGLVAVGGGSSIDLAKAVALIVTHPEPLLQYAAVEGGVGRITPKVAPLVAIPTTAGTGSEVGRGSVIVMRNGRKLGLLSPHLLPKVALCDPELTLGLPPMLTAATGMDAIAHCIETFCAPAVNPPAEAIALDGLRRGSAHIERATRDGGDRQARWEMMMAAMEGAMAFQKGLGAVHALSHPLGALPGRALHHGTLNAVLLPAVLRFNAPVLEAKARTLTDAMGLAPGADPAAFIEGLNARLGLPAGLAAMGVERAELPAIADAALLDHCHATNPRPATREDYIAMLEAAFGG, from the coding sequence ATGGCCACCATCACCTACCTGACGACGATCCACTTCGACTTCGGCGCACTGCGCCTTCTGCCCGGCGAACTGCAGCGACTCGGTGTCCGCCGTCCGCTGGTCGTGACCGACCGCGGCGTCGCAGCGGCCGGCCTGCTCGACCGGGTGACCGGCGCGATCGGCGACGCGGCCGAGCCGGCGGTCTTCGACGGCACGCCTCCCAACCCGACCGAGGACGCGGTGATGCGGGCCGCGCAGGTCTACCGCGAGCGCGCTTGCGACGGGCTGGTGGCGGTCGGCGGCGGTTCGTCGATCGACCTGGCCAAGGCGGTCGCGCTGATCGTCACGCATCCGGAGCCGCTGCTGCAGTACGCGGCGGTCGAGGGCGGTGTCGGCCGGATCACGCCCAAGGTCGCGCCGCTGGTCGCGATCCCGACCACTGCCGGCACCGGCAGCGAGGTCGGCCGCGGCAGCGTGATCGTGATGCGCAACGGCCGCAAGCTGGGCCTGCTGAGCCCGCACCTGCTGCCGAAGGTCGCGCTGTGCGACCCGGAGCTCACGCTGGGCCTGCCGCCGATGCTGACCGCGGCCACCGGCATGGACGCGATCGCGCACTGTATCGAGACCTTCTGCGCGCCGGCGGTGAATCCGCCGGCCGAGGCGATCGCGCTCGACGGCCTGCGCCGTGGCAGCGCGCACATCGAACGGGCCACGCGCGACGGCGGCGACCGTCAGGCTCGCTGGGAGATGATGATGGCGGCGATGGAAGGCGCGATGGCCTTCCAGAAGGGCCTGGGCGCGGTGCACGCGCTGTCGCATCCGCTGGGCGCGCTGCCCGGCCGGGCGCTGCACCACGGCACGCTGAACGCGGTGCTGCTGCCGGCGGTGCTGCGCTTCAACGCGCCGGTTCTCGAGGCCAAGGCGCGCACGCTGACCGACGCGATGGGGCTCGCGCCGGGCGCCGATCCGGCGGCCTTCATCGAGGGCCTGAACGCGCGGCTCGGCCTGCCCGCCGGCCTGGCTGCGATGGGCGTCGAGCGCGCCGAGCTGCCCGCCATCGCCGACGCCGCGCTGCTCGATCACTGCCACGCGACCAATCCGCGGCCGGCCACGCGCGAGGACTACATCGCGATGCTCGAGGCGGCGTTCGGCGGCTGA